A region from the Fusarium musae strain F31 chromosome 1, whole genome shotgun sequence genome encodes:
- a CDS encoding hypothetical protein (EggNog:ENOG41~BUSCO:EOG09262XMN) has translation MARTSQRKKQAVSYNEDPDDHEMPQVTKAVAAATKVIQKTKGAVTKIATAKAASVKTVTKRKASPEPEIASPAPAAKTTKKRKTKAKDEDAKPLADRTDVSSLQPTMNIGAHVSAAGGVQNSVTNAVHIGANAFALFLKSQRKWTNPPLDHEAKNQFISMCKEHSYSAGEHALPHGSYLVNLAQADEEKADQAYKSFLDDLERCEQLGIRLYNFHPGSTGGDARPAAIARIAAQLNKSHRATKTVITVLENMAGSGNVIGSTWEDLRDIIALVEDKSRVGVCIDTCHAFAAGYDLRTPEAFMNDSKAPFNSNRDLHANIGTGFLGLRAFHCIMNHAPFAGMPMVLETPIDRLGADGKSVEDKKVWANEIKLLERLVGMDAETEEFKDLEIELQAQGESERNKIQDQVDRKMAKDAKKGTKKAGKRKKKDDSDDESE, from the exons ATGGCTCGTACATCTCAGCGCAAAAAGCAGGCAGTTAGCTACAACGAGGACCCTGACGACCACGAGATGCCCCAGGTGACTAAGGCTGTAGCGGCTGCGACTAAGGTCATTCAGAAAACTAAGGGTGCAGTTACAAAGATAGCAACTGCAAAGGCTGCATCTGTAAAGACAGTAACGAAGCGGAAAGCCTCGCCCGAACCTGAGATAGCCTCCCCAGCTCCAGCGGCAAAGACGACCAAGAAGCGCAAAACAAAGGCCAAGGACGAAGATGCGAAACCCCTGGCAGATAGAACGGACGTATCATCACTTCAACCTACCATGAACATTGGCGCTCACGTCAGTGCCGCAGGAG GAGTACAGAATTCCGTCACAAACGCTGTCCACATCGGCGCAAACGCTTTTGCACTTTTCCTCAAATCACAAAGAAAATGGACGAACCCGCCTCTTGACCATGAGGCCAAGAATCAATTCATCTCAATGTGCAAAGAACACAGTTATAGCGCAGGCGAACATGCCCTTCCCCACGGCTCATATCTCGTCAATCTAGCGCAggctgatgaggagaaggcgGACCAAGCATATAAGTCCTTTCTGGATGACCTAGAACGTTGCGAGCAGCTGGGGATTCGCCTGTACAACTTTCATCCTGGATCGACCGGCGGAGATGCTCGGCCAGCAGCCATTGCACGTATTGCCGCGCAGCTTAACAAGTCGCACAGGGCTACCAAGACGGTGATTACTGTCCTGGAAAACATGGCAGGCAGTGGAAATGTCATTGGATCAACCTGGGAGGATTTGAGGGACATCATTGCCCTGGTTGAGGATAAATCTAGAGTTGGTGTTTGCATTGACACCTGCCATGCCTTTGCAGCTGGATATGACCTAAGAACGCCAGAGGCATTCA TGAACGACAGCAAAGCTCCCTTCAATTCCAATAGAGATCTCCACGCCAACATCGGAACGGGCTTTCTCGGCCTCCGCGCCTTTCACTGCATCATGAACCATGCCCCTTTCGCGGGTATGCCTATGGTACTCGAGACGCCCATTGATCGGCTGGGTGCTGACGGCAAATCtgtcgaggacaagaaggtcTGGGCTAACGAGATCAAGCTCTTGGAGCGCCTTGTGGGCATGGATGCGGAGACTGAGGAGTTCAAGGACCTTGAAATAGAGTTGCAGGCCCAGGGAGAGTCAGAAAGGAACAAGATACAGGATCAGGTTGATCGTAAAATGGccaaggatgccaagaagggGACCAAGAAGGCAGGGAaacggaagaagaaggatgattcTGATGACGAGAGCGAGTAG